AGTTGTCCATTGAATCCTTTATTTCAGATGCGATTCTTTTAAGGCTTGAAGAGTCAACTTCACTTGTTTTGGAATCCTTATTGGTTAGAATACTTCCGCCAATTTTTAAAATAATCATTAAATCACTTGTAAACCCTTGAAGAAACTCCTTTTCGAGTGAATCGGATTTTTAAAACATTATCAAACCTGTCAATGGCTTCAGCAACTTCATCCACTTTTCCAGGACAGAGTGCGATAATACTTCCACCACCACCGGCACCGGTTGTCTTTGCACCGATAGCTCCTGCTTCCCTAGCATTATATACCATACGGGACAGTTCCAGGGTATTGACTCCCAATACGTCCAAAAACCCGTGATTTATATTCATCAGTTCTCCGATTTTATTGAAATCCCTTTTCAAAATAGCCTGTTTTGCATAATTGGTTAAATTGCCCATTGATGTTATGACAGGATTGATAATCTTAGGATTTCTAAGCTTAAGCGCCCTTACATCCTTAACCATCTTTCCTGTGTTTCCATGCTTTGTGGTGTATCCGACAACAAAAGGAACATTGAAATTTACCTTGAAGTGCTCAACGTTCTTGTTTCTTGACAGATATACAAGTCCTCCATATGTTGATACCAGAGTGTCCAAAGGACTTGCCACTCCCTGAACGGCCTGCTCGACCATATGGGCATCATGAGCAAGGGACTGTTTGTTGAAACGAATATTATGATAACGGTATAATGCAGCAAGAGTTGCTACGGTAACTGCCGCTGATGATCCTAGACCTGAACCAATCGGCACGTTTGAATTTAAAGTAATGTCAATTGGAGTATGGTCGTGAACTCGATAAAGAGACTCTAAAATATATCTGATAATTCCTGGTTTTCCCTTAAGCAATACATATTTCTTTTCTGCAGTGAACAGTTCTGCTTCAAAACCTATATCAGGAGCCCTGAAAATAGTCCTACCGTTTTCAGACGGTTTAACTGTTACGTAAGCTCTTTTGTTGACTGCTCCTGCTATGGCAGGTTCATCATATACTACGGAATGTTCACCAAACAATATTGTCTTTGCGGGAGCAGAGGCTTTAGCAATCATAAATTCACCTTATTTAAAAACACCTGAAGCATAACCAACAACTGACGTGAAATCCCCACTGACATCTCCGCTGGTTCCATAGGCCAATATTTCACTTGTATTTTTACTGGTCCTTTTGGAAACGGAAATTGCTGTCATAACCGGAGCGTAACCGCACATTGTGATATTGTACTGCACAACCTCTTCAAAAAGCTTGAACTCGTTCA
This is a stretch of genomic DNA from uncultured Methanobrevibacter sp.. It encodes these proteins:
- the mvk gene encoding mevalonate kinase, whose translation is MIAKASAPAKTILFGEHSVVYDEPAIAGAVNKRAYVTVKPSENGRTIFRAPDIGFEAELFTAEKKYVLLKGKPGIIRYILESLYRVHDHTPIDITLNSNVPIGSGLGSSAAVTVATLAALYRYHNIRFNKQSLAHDAHMVEQAVQGVASPLDTLVSTYGGLVYLSRNKNVEHFKVNFNVPFVVGYTTKHGNTGKMVKDVRALKLRNPKIINPVITSMGNLTNYAKQAILKRDFNKIGELMNINHGFLDVLGVNTLELSRMVYNAREAGAIGAKTTGAGGGGSIIALCPGKVDEVAEAIDRFDNVLKIRFTRKGVSSRVYK